From the genome of Aspergillus fumigatus Af293 chromosome 1, whole genome shotgun sequence, one region includes:
- the brlA gene encoding C2H2 type transcription factor BrlA, with amino-acid sequence MAYGCESESRPRAIELEDTEDMRSQGNMSDRLGVEVDCHSLGSNECPSMGSSFSPLESPTPTPTSIYSQGSLASPSWPENGSYPGHAYDRGTGSTPIRGHFRLASMPSHENMGLPPYSSLDGQDRMAVTDFLPSYDENADQFWLPSDVPKTYDHHVHGLPCPPSMHQYPPMLRSNYRHHPAPYFPESATNPCLSRPIFHHQPERLPPSLSMSHMMPWMGHTESIAPETIAPSQVAPVTPPPSYTDFSNSINTFKTHSPDTPIRSCSLGTVSGADTPLSRLSGGAGEYMDECHQSPIYRDASGVRLQRQPSRKMARKQPSKQSLSLENLPSIIKQVQFKCKEPGCKGRFKRQEHLKRHMKSHSKEKPHVCWVPGCHRAFSRSDNLNAHYTKTHSKRGGRNRYVATLDETSPDYNPDYRGPLTADGRPMPGGTLDESMPSREISMEWDE; translated from the exons ATGGCGTACGGGT GTGAAAGCGAGTCACGTCCCAGGGCCATTGAACTAGAAGATACAGAGGATATGAGATCCCAGGGTAATATGTCTGATCGCCTGGGCGTTGAAGTCGACTGCCACTCACTCGGCTCCAACGAATGTCCGTCTATGggctccagcttctcgcctTTGGAATCGCCCACACCTACCCCTACGAGCATCTACAGTCAAGGTTCACTTGCTTCCCCAAGCTGGCCAGAAAACGGGTCATACCCGGGCCACGCTTACGACAGAGGTACCGGATCGACACCCATACGCGGCCACTTCCGTCTCGCCAGTATGCCCTCGCACGAGAACATGGGTCTGCCACCATACAGCAGCCTGGATGGGCAGGATCGCATGGCGGTTACAGACTTCCTGCCTTCGTATGACGAGAACGCGGATCAGTTCTGGCTCCCCTCGGATGTTCCCAAGACCTACGATCACCATGTCCATGGACTGCCATGCCCGCCGTCCATGCACCAATATCCGCCAATGCTTCGCAGCAACTACCGCCACCACCCCGCTCCGTATTTCCCTGAATCGGCCACCAACCCGTGCCTGTCGCGCCCtatcttccatcatcaacccgAGCGCCTGCCACCATCGTTATCCATGAGCCATATGATGCCCTGGATGGGCCATACGGAGTCGATTGCACCGGAGACCATTGCTCCGTCCCAAGTTGCACCGGTAacccctcctccttcctaCACGGATTTCTCCAACTCTatcaacaccttcaagaCGCACTCGCCGGACACCCCCATCCGCTCGTGCTCTCTAGGCACTGTCTCTGGAGCGGACACACCTTTGAGCCGTCTCTCTGGCGGCGCTGGTGAGTACATGGATGAATGCCACCAGTCGCCTATCTACCGAGATGCGTCAGGCGTTCGTCTGCAGCGGCAGCCATCCCGCAAGATGGCGCGGAAGCAGCCTTCCAAGCAGAGCTTGTCACTAGAGAACctgccatccatcatcaagcAGGTGCAGTTCAAGTGCAAAGAACCTGGCTGCAAGGGTCGCTTCAAGCGACAGGAACACCTCAAGCGCCACATGAAGAGCCACTCCAAGGAAAAGCCTCATGTCTGCTGGGTTCCTGGCTGCCATCGAGCCTTTTCACGCAGTGACAACCTCAATGCCCATTACACCAAGACCCACAGCAAACGCGGAGGCCGCAACCGCTATGTGGCCACCTTGGATGAGACGAGTCCCGACTACAACCCGGACTATCGGGGGCCACTTACTGCTGACGGTCGCCCCATGCCCGGTGGGACGCTGGACGAGTCCATGCCTTCCCGCGAGATCAGTATGGAATGGGAtgagtaa
- a CDS encoding DUF504 domain-containing protein, with translation MASDLSAVSQEHKTGNNSATSAQTEDISSSSPAAITHSEANESLDHASSTSKTSTSAENRLRPAADVINRLIWDTKFDSNDYTIGYEDRFNGRLEANLSSWKKDLTDEEFIPQHRILYIKRKSDGEIVWDKRRRTDKIFLSGNSAFNFLGFLA, from the exons ATGGCGTCTGATTTGTCCGCAGTATCTCAGGAGCATAAGACTGGGAACAATTCAGCAACCAGTGCACAGACTGAAGATATCTCAAGCTCATCGCCAGCTGCAATAACTCACTCTGAGGCCAATGAATCGCTTGATCATGCCTCGTCGACGTCAAAAACTTCAACTTCAGCGGAGAACAGACTACGGCCAGCGGCAG ACGTCATTAACCGGCTCATTTGGGATACCAAATTTGACAGTAACGACTACACAATTGGATACGAGGACCGATTCAATGGACGTTTGGAGGCGAACTTGAGCTCTTGGAAGAAGGATCTGACCGATGAAGAGTTCATTCCGCAGCATCGCATACTCTATATTAAACGCAAGTCTGATGGTGAAATCGTCTGggacaaaagaagaaggacagaTAAGATCTTCCTGAGTGGAAATTCTGCTTTCAACTTTCTGGGGTTTTTGGCTTGA
- a CDS encoding MIND complex subunit MTW1, translating to MNDVTNSLLTEHFSYTPLSLIDDIINSINNLIYQAISSLESGLLATPPERLGFAHANSSSTIPDTDEDGNVVYPEAKLELENGLHQLETLLEATVDKAFDKFEIYVLRNIFTVPDDLLNYIRLSHHENLVLDPSPNAPTPETIHALRRKLNETKKLNRSLKRESAQNEAVISRLRSILSIVHAPDVAKDTNGEGKAGTLLLKQEKDLDLSFLTSSPAAQQLRVGVDTGPSTQYTPLTTNTTFILSQLPALQAMLKQLRPRLVTLPKSSDIMESDAKFDERKEYIESRIKLHLERTGQLPVGANGSPMIVGRKIDMAEAQALESVTGLLTKNEKEG from the exons ATGAATGACGTGACAAACTCCTTGCTCACAGAGCATTTCAGCTATACGCCTTTG TCCCTCATAGATGATATTATAAACTCGATCAACAATCTCATATACCAGGCTATTTCAAGCCTCGAGTCAGGCTTACTCGCCACTCCCCCCGAACGCTTGGGCTTTGCGCATGCGAATAGTTCCTCTACAATACCCGATACGGATGAAGACGGCAACGTTGTTTACCCGGAAGCCAAACTGGAACTCGAAAATGGACTACACCAGCTAGAAACGCTCCTCGAGGCGACAGTGGACAAGGCATTCGATAAGTTCGAGATTTACGTCCTGCGCAACATCTTCACCGTGCCCGACGACTTGTTGAACTACATCAGATTAAGCCATCATGAG AaccttgttcttgatccTTCCCCGAATGCCCCTACTCCAGAAACGATCCATGCACTCCGCAGAAAGTTGAATGAGACCAAGAAATTGAACAGGTCTTTGAAACGCGAGAGCGCCCAAAACGAAGCTGTAATCTCGCGATTGCGATCCATATTGTCGATAGTACATGCACCCGATGTCGCAAAAGACACAAATGGAGAGGGCAAGGCAGGAACACTTCTGCtcaaacaagaaaaggaccTTGACCTCTCGTTCTTGACGTCCAGTCCTGCTGCCCAGCAACTACGCGTTGGTGTTGATACTGGCCCGAGTACCCAGTATACACCACTTACAACGAATACGACTTTCATTCTGTCCCAACTTCCTGCACTGCAGGCGATGTTGAAGCAACTCCGGCCCAGGCTTGTTACTCTACCGAAGTCCAGCGACATTATGGAGAGCGACGCTAAGTTCGATGAAAGGAAGGAGTACATCGAAAGTAGAATCAAGCTGCATCTTGAGCGGACCGGACAGCTGCCGGTTGGAGCAAATGGCAGCCCGATGATTGTGGGACGGAAAATTGACATGGCAGAAGCACAAGCTCTCGAGTCTGTTACTGGTTTGCTTACAAAAAATGAAAAGGAGGGCTGA